From a single Triplophysa rosa linkage group LG17, Trosa_1v2, whole genome shotgun sequence genomic region:
- the rsph14 gene encoding radial spoke head 14 homolog isoform X2, which produces MARPQTSQQPMTHLTQAPVAFGNWALPKLCTELQDDELASRQRALTTLCDLVHDPERAYEAILNGCMERLIFLLKDDDGLCRVKTTEALYILAAHSLGRDAIFKNDMMGPLADLLDDPVDTCRRNVHQALNRMAEYPSGAVFMVSMGLVPRLVLNVPTEAENIRALILSTLSSCIMVNAQPALESDVIPVLKGQLSHQSSDIRRAATSALVGISVPANGKVKVCEEDLLPLMVNLLSDNDQGVVANAAGTIMNTAVFTRGKHEALKAGAIDPLLRLVVSDNRAVCANALRALTVLAEVPSARAQLLGHVPLLKTRLQHPDSIIQRAASTAIEVISWTP; this is translated from the exons ATGGCAAGACCTCAAACATCTCAACAACCCATGACGCACTTGACACAGGCGCCGGTTGCTTTCGGTAACTGGGCGCTTCCGAAGCTGTGCACGGAGCTGCAGGACGATGAACTGGCGAGCCGCCAGAGGGCGCTAACTACACTCTGCGATCTCGTCCATGACCCTGAACGGGCTTATGAAGCTATTCTTAATG GATGTATGGAAAGACTTATATTTTTACTGAAAGATGACGATGGGTTGTGCCGGGTAAAAACCACAGAAGCACTTTACATTCTTGCTGCACACAGTTTGGGAAG AGAtgccatttttaaaaatgacatgatgGGACCCCTCGCAGACCTGTTGGACGACCCTGTAGATACCTGTCGCCGAAACGTGCACCAAGCCCTCAACAGAATGGCTGAATATCCCTCAG GAGCAGTATTCATGGTGTCTATGGGGCTGGTGCCTAGATTGGTGCTGAATGTCCCCACAGAAGCAGAGAACATCCGTGCTTTAATTCTCTCCACGTTAAGCAGCTGTATCATGGTAAATGCACAGCCTGCTCTAGAAAGTGATGTCATTCCTGTTTTGAAAGGTCAGCTCTCTCACCAATCCTCGGACATCCGTCGGGCAGCTACGTCGGCCTTGGTAGGAATCAG TGTTCCTGCAAATGGTAAAGTGAAGGTGTGTGAGGAGGATCTTCTGCCCTTGATGGTCAACCTGCTGTCGGATAATGATCAAGGGGTCGTAGCTAATGCCGCAGGGACCATTATGAACACAGCTGTTTTTACCAGGG GTAAGCACGAGGCATTGAAAGCAGGTGCCATCGACCCTCTGCTGCGGCTGGTGGTGAGTGACAACAGAGCAGTGTGCGCCAATGCCCTCCGTGCCCTTACAGTCCTGGCAGAGGTTCCTAGTGCCAGGGCACAGCTGCTGGGGCATGTGCCTCTGCTGAAGACCAGACTCCAACACCCTGACTCCATCATCCAGAGAGCTGCCTCCACGGCCATCGAAGTGATCTCATGGACACCATGA